In Leptospira bouyouniensis, the following proteins share a genomic window:
- a CDS encoding TatD family hydrolase encodes MGYSTIDTHCHLDIIREQGQSIEETLEKSRKVGVDQLVQIGIDLPSSIEAVRISETHSTNELKISYSIGCHPTETHEFPNAEQILDLAKSRIDDPHFAAIGEIGVDLYHDASTRFQQNDVLRKFLQFSSEYKLPVVIHSRDAFSDTYEALKEFKTKAFGVIHCFTYDYEAAKQFVDLGYYISFSGIVTFKSATDIQEAAKKIPLESMLIETDAPFLSPMPHRGKRNDSSHLPYVLEKMFSLRTEPNAEVADRIYRNSIKFTERKAYHHA; translated from the coding sequence ATGGGATATTCGACCATAGACACTCATTGCCACTTAGACATAATTCGAGAACAAGGACAAAGCATCGAAGAAACCCTGGAGAAATCCCGAAAGGTTGGAGTAGACCAACTGGTACAAATTGGAATAGATTTGCCGAGTTCAATCGAAGCAGTACGTATTTCAGAAACTCATTCAACCAATGAATTAAAAATATCGTATTCCATTGGTTGTCATCCAACAGAGACACATGAATTTCCGAACGCAGAACAAATTTTAGATTTAGCTAAATCCCGAATCGATGATCCACATTTTGCGGCAATCGGAGAAATCGGTGTCGATTTGTACCATGATGCTAGCACACGTTTCCAACAAAACGATGTATTGCGAAAGTTTTTACAATTCTCATCAGAATACAAACTTCCTGTTGTCATCCATTCTCGTGATGCTTTCTCCGATACATATGAAGCATTAAAAGAATTTAAAACAAAAGCGTTTGGTGTGATCCATTGTTTTACTTATGATTATGAAGCAGCAAAACAATTTGTAGATCTTGGGTATTATATTTCTTTTTCGGGCATTGTGACGTTTAAATCAGCTACCGATATTCAGGAAGCAGCAAAGAAAATTCCACTCGAATCAATGTTAATTGAAACAGATGCACCATTTTTATCACCAATGCCCCATAGAGGGAAAAGAAATGATTCTTCTCATTTGCCTTATGTGTTAGAAAAAATGTTTAGTCTACGCACAGAACCAAATGCAGAAGTAGCAGATCGTATCTATCGGAATTCAATAAAATTTACAGAAAGAAAGGCTTATCACCATGCTTGA
- the serS gene encoding serine--tRNA ligase, whose protein sequence is MLDINRIVQNPEELLSTLQKRGVVSSDIEAKIKSVSEKQRKLKLEVEELRAERNRVSKEIGIQKSQGKDITEISNSMKGVGDRIKAIEEELTKEEESLHELNLGLPNLLDPSVPEGKSEEDNVLVRQWGEIPKLSFEAKTHFDIGEKLGIFDFERGVKLSGARFYTYRGLGAKLERALMNLMLDTHTTENGYEEMWVPVLVNDESMTATGQLPKFAEDFYRLEKDGLNLIPTAEVPLTNYYRDEIIQEKELPISVCAHTSCFRREAGSYGRDTRGLVRVHQFQKVELVKFVEPEKSSEEHEKMLKDAETILQKLKLPYRVMLLCSRDMSSASSKTYDIEVWMPGLGRFMEISSVSNFKDYQARRGKIRYKSKEGKNLLVHTLNGSGLAIGRTLAAVIENYQSDDGTFQIPDVLKPYIR, encoded by the coding sequence ATGCTTGATATCAATCGAATTGTTCAAAACCCAGAAGAGTTACTTTCCACCTTACAAAAACGAGGTGTGGTTTCTTCTGATATAGAAGCAAAAATCAAATCCGTATCTGAAAAACAAAGAAAACTAAAATTAGAAGTGGAAGAACTTCGTGCAGAGCGGAACCGAGTTTCCAAAGAAATTGGAATACAGAAGTCACAAGGAAAAGACATCACTGAAATTTCCAATTCGATGAAAGGTGTGGGAGATCGAATCAAAGCCATCGAAGAAGAACTGACAAAAGAAGAAGAATCCTTACATGAACTGAATTTGGGTTTACCAAATTTACTAGATCCATCCGTTCCAGAAGGAAAATCAGAAGAAGACAATGTACTTGTTCGTCAGTGGGGTGAAATTCCAAAACTAAGTTTTGAAGCAAAAACTCATTTTGATATCGGAGAAAAATTAGGTATTTTTGATTTTGAAAGGGGAGTGAAACTTTCAGGTGCTCGCTTTTACACCTATCGGGGTTTAGGCGCAAAATTGGAACGAGCATTGATGAATCTAATGCTCGATACTCATACAACAGAAAATGGATATGAAGAAATGTGGGTTCCAGTGCTTGTAAACGATGAGTCGATGACGGCAACCGGACAACTTCCTAAATTTGCGGAAGATTTTTATCGTTTGGAAAAAGATGGACTCAACCTCATTCCAACTGCTGAAGTTCCTCTTACTAATTATTACCGGGATGAAATCATCCAAGAGAAAGAATTACCGATTTCTGTTTGTGCTCACACTTCTTGTTTCAGGCGAGAAGCCGGTTCTTATGGCCGTGATACAAGAGGTCTCGTACGGGTTCACCAGTTTCAAAAAGTGGAACTAGTTAAATTTGTAGAACCGGAAAAATCTAGCGAAGAACATGAAAAGATGTTAAAGGATGCAGAAACCATTTTGCAAAAATTAAAACTTCCTTACCGAGTGATGTTACTTTGCAGTAGAGATATGTCGAGTGCATCTTCCAAAACCTATGATATCGAAGTTTGGATGCCAGGACTTGGTCGATTTATGGAAATTTCTTCGGTTTCTAACTTCAAAGACTATCAAGCAAGACGTGGAAAAATTCGATACAAGTCAAAGGAAGGAAAAAACCTGCTCGTCCATACTTTGAATGGTTCTGGTCTTGCGATCGGTCGAACACTGGCAGCAGTGATTGAAAATTACCAATCTGATGATGGAACCTTCCAAATTCCGGATGTGTTAAAACCATACATTCGTTAA
- a CDS encoding OmpA family protein: MVLSISSQSAAKEETLLVAPIQGPINTEFQEFGPTMTPDAKTLYFYSKRSNRGYTEIFKSDRKKDGTWDFPEEVSELNSPFDDQSPFISRDGKTLLLSSNRDGSVEVVLPDGKVGISRDLYVSNWDGKKWSMPAALPPVINTEEIEENPHLLGDTLLFTRYPFGKPNLAKVYYSQFIKNEWTKPKLLPSPINDNHATIAAAFNDDGKIIFFASNRPGGFGGFDLYMATIEGESFTNVENLGAPINSTEDEAYIVFQQVKKTFLFCRRVEGKSFDIYSASVPKQENIVQKKLEETKKISLDSVYFERASSILKPESSGPLDSIVDYLHENSDKKMKIIGHTDLTGTFDDNMILSKERAESVKQYLVSKGVDPNRLVTEGKGPTQPMVQGTDEASSKKNRRTEFVLLNP, translated from the coding sequence ATGGTTCTTTCGATCTCTAGTCAATCAGCTGCTAAGGAAGAGACTTTATTAGTGGCACCAATCCAAGGACCAATCAATACCGAGTTTCAAGAATTTGGTCCTACAATGACACCAGATGCAAAAACACTATATTTTTATTCAAAAAGATCAAATCGAGGTTATACGGAAATTTTTAAATCGGATCGGAAAAAAGATGGAACTTGGGATTTTCCAGAAGAAGTCAGCGAGTTAAATTCACCATTTGATGACCAAAGTCCTTTTATATCTCGCGATGGTAAAACTCTCCTCTTATCTTCTAATCGAGATGGATCCGTAGAGGTAGTCTTACCCGATGGAAAGGTAGGAATTTCAAGGGATTTGTATGTATCAAATTGGGATGGGAAAAAATGGTCTATGCCAGCGGCATTACCACCTGTGATCAATACGGAAGAAATTGAAGAAAATCCTCATCTGTTAGGTGATACATTGCTATTTACACGTTATCCCTTTGGTAAACCAAACTTGGCAAAAGTATACTATAGCCAATTCATTAAAAATGAATGGACTAAACCTAAACTATTACCTTCGCCAATTAATGATAATCATGCGACGATTGCGGCTGCATTTAATGATGACGGTAAAATAATATTTTTCGCATCCAACCGGCCTGGTGGATTTGGTGGATTTGATTTGTACATGGCAACGATCGAAGGTGAATCATTTACAAATGTCGAAAATTTGGGTGCACCGATCAATTCAACAGAAGATGAAGCTTATATAGTCTTTCAACAGGTAAAGAAGACATTTTTATTCTGTAGGAGGGTAGAAGGAAAATCTTTTGATATTTATTCTGCTTCAGTTCCAAAACAAGAAAATATTGTACAAAAGAAATTAGAAGAAACAAAAAAGATATCACTCGACTCGGTTTATTTTGAAAGAGCATCTTCAATCTTAAAACCTGAATCTTCTGGTCCTTTAGATTCAATTGTGGATTACCTACATGAAAATTCAGATAAAAAAATGAAAATTATAGGTCATACAGACTTAACGGGAACGTTCGATGATAATATGATTTTATCAAAAGAAAGAGCAGAGTCCGTAAAACAATATTTAGTCTCCAAAGGAGTGGATCCGAATCGTTTGGTTACGGAAGGAAAGGGTCCAACTCAGCCAATGGTGCAAGGAACGGATGAAGCTTCTTCAAAAAAGAATCGCCGAACAGAATTTGTCCTACTGAATCCTTAA
- a CDS encoding substrate-binding periplasmic protein, giving the protein MSYIYCRNLWKIAILILFVPSVIMGQTSPTLEKIKKTKTLTVSVNEFYDPFYIENPNEDFPGLDVELAQEYAKFLDVDLKIIPLRTFDQHARMLEKGDTQIAMAGISSSINRFRDVYFTDPYLISTPAALVNRTALPPEPEGQIVTVQLFRNLNDLTNITGISYSVLANSSNHQFLRDAFPKAQVFSYFTNEAALSELKKNNVNAFVADSYYIQALLQKDSSLRANYLPILGVVQEDHISMAIAKRDIEFLYHLNFFIKELKRIGKIQQLVNKYFKSNKWVKKE; this is encoded by the coding sequence ATGTCCTATATTTACTGTCGCAACTTGTGGAAAATAGCTATTTTGATCTTGTTTGTGCCTTCTGTAATTATGGGCCAAACGAGTCCTACTTTAGAAAAAATTAAAAAAACAAAAACATTAACGGTCTCTGTTAATGAATTTTACGATCCATTTTATATTGAAAATCCAAATGAAGATTTTCCAGGTCTCGATGTTGAGTTAGCACAAGAATACGCAAAGTTTCTGGATGTTGATCTTAAAATTATACCGCTAAGAACCTTTGACCAACATGCTAGAATGTTAGAGAAAGGAGACACTCAAATTGCGATGGCTGGAATTTCATCTTCCATCAATCGTTTTCGCGATGTTTATTTCACTGATCCTTATTTAATTTCAACTCCTGCTGCACTTGTCAATCGTACGGCGCTTCCTCCGGAACCCGAAGGACAAATTGTAACAGTTCAGTTGTTTCGTAATTTGAATGACCTAACAAATATAACTGGGATATCATATTCAGTTTTAGCCAATAGTTCGAATCATCAGTTTTTACGAGATGCCTTTCCAAAAGCACAGGTATTTTCCTATTTCACCAATGAAGCAGCACTGAGCGAATTGAAGAAAAATAATGTAAATGCATTTGTTGCTGATTCATATTACATCCAAGCATTATTACAAAAAGATTCTTCCTTAAGAGCAAATTATTTGCCGATCCTAGGAGTTGTGCAAGAAGATCATATTAGTATGGCTATTGCCAAAAGAGATATAGAATTTTTATATCATCTAAACTTTTTTATCAAAGAATTGAAGAGAATTGGCAAAATTCAGCAGTTGGTAAATAAATATTTCAAATCCAATAAATGGGTCAAAAAAGAATAA
- the recR gene encoding recombination mediator RecR: MEGFHLSDLQFQKLIQSFSSLPGIGKKSATRIGFHILRMDPTSFQSWLNNIEEAKSKLRFCDECGGLTEEPICSICQSDRRDKGILCVVEQPEDIFFIENTKEYSGKYHVLNGAISPLDGIGPEQLRIRQLMQRLDSGDIKEVLIATNPTLEGDATASYLSTVIKPMEIKITRIAHGITIGGTLEYSDQYTLGKAIKSRLTL; the protein is encoded by the coding sequence ATGGAGGGTTTCCACCTGTCTGATCTACAATTCCAAAAACTCATCCAATCGTTTTCTAGTTTGCCAGGGATCGGAAAAAAAAGTGCAACCCGAATCGGATTTCATATTTTAAGAATGGATCCAACTTCTTTTCAATCTTGGTTAAACAACATTGAAGAAGCAAAATCCAAACTTCGATTTTGTGATGAATGTGGTGGTTTAACAGAAGAACCTATTTGTTCTATTTGCCAATCAGATAGAAGGGACAAAGGAATCCTTTGTGTCGTTGAACAACCCGAAGATATTTTTTTTATAGAAAATACAAAAGAATATTCTGGTAAATACCACGTACTTAATGGTGCGATTTCTCCACTCGATGGAATTGGTCCTGAACAATTACGAATCAGACAATTAATGCAACGATTGGATTCTGGAGATATCAAAGAAGTTCTCATTGCCACAAACCCAACTCTCGAAGGTGATGCAACAGCATCTTACTTATCAACGGTGATCAAACCAATGGAAATTAAAATCACAAGAATTGCCCATGGAATTACTATTGGTGGAACTTTGGAATATTCTGACCAATACACATTAGGCAAAGCAATAAAGTCGAGACTGACTCTTTAA
- a CDS encoding YbaB/EbfC family nucleoid-associated protein, whose protein sequence is MFDQMKQMRETFSQLGNIKEKQEELQKRLAQIRVTASAGAGMVEVTATADGTLTNLNINPIMFNADDKKMLEDLILSATNEVQRKAKETMAHEMKNVLGFNPSDFEGVFNQIQKDGGFPPV, encoded by the coding sequence ATTTTTGATCAAATGAAACAAATGCGAGAAACCTTTTCGCAACTTGGAAACATCAAAGAAAAACAAGAAGAACTTCAAAAACGATTGGCTCAAATTCGTGTTACAGCATCCGCTGGGGCAGGAATGGTTGAGGTAACGGCAACCGCCGATGGAACTCTCACGAATTTGAATATAAATCCCATTATGTTCAATGCAGATGATAAAAAGATGTTAGAAGATTTAATTCTATCTGCTACCAATGAAGTGCAACGCAAAGCAAAAGAAACAATGGCGCATGAAATGAAGAATGTTCTTGGATTCAATCCAAGTGATTTTGAAGGTGTATTTAACCAAATTCAAAAGGATGGAGGGTTTCCACCTGTCTGA
- the dnaX gene encoding DNA polymerase III subunit gamma/tau, whose translation MSENHQVLFRKYRPQFFRDVIYQDLAVGSLQNAFKSKKIGHAYIFIGPRGVGKTTIARILAKRLNCENPDGVEPCNECTSCLEITKGNSNDVFEIDAASNSGVDNIRELRENVKFNAMGGKYRVYILDEVHMLSGAAFNALLKTLEEPPAHVVFILATTEYHKIPETILSRCQDFHFRKVPVTVLQNYIETLCTKEGLKYDSEGLFWIAKKGDGSVRDTLSFMEQAVIFTDGNLTGVKLRKMIGYHGIDTFTDFLNQLIDSSQSAQIFETLENLFQAGIDLSKFIWDFIEFLNSLLLIKDNLADRESINIPQEDLQKLKQNYRELDREILVLLAERIFSIHERLNLMKLRSSYEMKVYLEIQFRKLILDREKPSISGLLAKISELTKLVQGDISIIPDNVEQVNKPTPVQSTPITQNKIESTPESKPQEVKPHSEKQNHKLEDEKSQNLNPKVAVTKQEDSPKTKENSNPKSSPEDMEKLLKEKFSGMEVDPNQFKNL comes from the coding sequence ATGAGCGAAAACCACCAAGTACTCTTTCGAAAATACCGCCCACAATTCTTTCGAGATGTGATTTACCAAGATCTCGCTGTTGGTTCATTACAAAATGCGTTCAAATCTAAAAAAATTGGTCACGCTTATATCTTTATTGGTCCACGTGGAGTGGGTAAAACAACGATCGCAAGAATCTTAGCAAAAAGACTTAACTGTGAAAATCCAGATGGTGTGGAACCTTGTAACGAATGTACTTCTTGTTTAGAAATTACGAAGGGAAATTCCAATGATGTATTTGAGATTGATGCTGCTTCAAATAGCGGTGTTGATAACATTCGAGAACTAAGAGAAAATGTAAAATTCAATGCAATGGGTGGCAAGTACCGAGTTTATATCTTGGATGAGGTGCATATGCTCAGCGGCGCTGCCTTTAATGCACTTCTCAAAACTCTGGAAGAACCTCCAGCTCATGTTGTTTTTATTTTAGCGACTACCGAATATCACAAAATTCCTGAGACCATTTTATCAAGGTGCCAAGATTTCCATTTTAGAAAAGTTCCCGTCACTGTTTTACAAAACTACATTGAAACTCTTTGTACGAAAGAAGGATTAAAGTATGATTCAGAAGGGCTTTTTTGGATCGCAAAAAAGGGTGATGGATCCGTCAGAGACACCTTATCTTTTATGGAACAGGCTGTCATTTTCACTGATGGAAACTTAACGGGTGTTAAATTAAGGAAAATGATCGGGTATCATGGTATTGATACTTTCACTGATTTTCTAAACCAATTAATTGATTCCTCACAAAGTGCACAAATTTTTGAAACATTAGAAAATTTATTTCAAGCAGGGATTGATTTAAGTAAATTCATCTGGGATTTTATTGAATTTTTAAATTCCCTATTGTTAATTAAGGACAATTTGGCTGATCGTGAATCAATCAACATTCCTCAAGAAGACCTTCAAAAACTAAAACAAAACTACAGGGAACTTGACCGTGAAATTTTGGTATTACTTGCCGAAAGGATATTCTCAATTCACGAAAGATTGAATTTAATGAAACTTCGTAGTTCATACGAAATGAAAGTTTATCTAGAAATTCAATTTCGAAAACTGATTTTGGACCGAGAGAAACCTAGTATTTCAGGGCTCTTGGCAAAGATTTCAGAACTCACTAAACTTGTGCAAGGTGATATCAGTATCATACCGGACAATGTAGAACAAGTAAATAAACCAACACCTGTACAATCTACGCCCATCACACAAAATAAAATTGAAAGCACACCGGAATCAAAACCCCAAGAAGTGAAACCTCATTCTGAGAAGCAAAACCATAAATTAGAAGATGAAAAAAGTCAAAATCTGAATCCAAAAGTGGCAGTTACCAAACAAGAAGATTCACCCAAAACAAAAGAAAATAGTAATCCTAAGTCCTCACCAGAAGACATGGAAAAATTATTAAAAGAAAAATTCTCTGGAATGGAAGTGGATCCAAACCAATTTAAAAATCTATAA
- a CDS encoding nucleoside deaminase produces MEIYESFLERYSIEVSKFKNEIPSYSEILTKEGYLVSKSFNSVEQTLNPTKHSELLAIEMALSQIKGRYLSEHILLTALEPCLLCAGAILRVKLPEVVYFVPAKPGEGISSYTTESIYLLNHFPKCTLVPKSHIKFEFLSFFKEKR; encoded by the coding sequence GTGGAAATCTATGAATCGTTTTTAGAGCGATATTCAATAGAAGTTTCCAAATTCAAAAACGAAATTCCCTCTTATTCTGAGATTCTGACAAAAGAGGGTTATCTCGTTTCAAAATCTTTTAACTCCGTCGAACAAACATTAAATCCAACCAAACATAGTGAACTTCTAGCGATTGAGATGGCTTTGTCTCAAATAAAAGGACGTTATCTCTCAGAACACATTCTCTTAACTGCCTTAGAACCATGTTTATTATGCGCAGGAGCCATTCTCCGAGTCAAATTACCCGAAGTGGTATATTTTGTGCCAGCAAAGCCTGGTGAAGGAATTTCCTCTTACACAACGGAATCAATTTACCTTTTGAACCATTTTCCAAAATGTACTCTCGTTCCAAAGTCTCACATAAAATTTGAATTTCTGAGTTTTTTCAAAGAGAAAAGGTAG
- a CDS encoding class I SAM-dependent RNA methyltransferase — protein MEKLRIKLEKWVNGGYCLAHHDGHAVFVEGGLPGELVDITVIKHGNREWFGIVDSILEPSPNRIPSDCPVYLECGGCSYRHLSYEGELKLKTELLTSMFPNWNGNTEVFFGRSEGYRNNVQWQVADKKIGLFARNTHRIIQNSSTHCKNVDKRLLIENSNTYLEQYRISKKSNFRKNQKSDKTISLRISKEKIVRYDSEETEVEVLNTNLKVPSKGFFQINQFLLETWLTKIKNLLPNSADVLELFCGCGTIGIVLRDKISSLYGIESHEKSIEYAKFNAKMNGIKSFHYETKDLFQRSLPQEVKKYSVWLVNPPRAGLSKGIVDSIHTFKPKSVIYSSCNPSTLRRDITSLEKFGYQLDSLNLLDFFPRTNHYEVLVRLTLN, from the coding sequence ATGGAAAAGTTGCGGATTAAATTAGAAAAGTGGGTCAATGGTGGTTATTGCCTCGCCCACCATGATGGTCATGCAGTGTTTGTTGAAGGTGGACTACCGGGTGAATTGGTAGACATAACTGTCATCAAACATGGGAATCGGGAATGGTTTGGCATTGTTGACTCCATTCTCGAACCGTCTCCGAATCGAATCCCTTCAGATTGTCCTGTTTATTTGGAGTGCGGAGGGTGTAGTTATCGTCATCTTTCCTATGAAGGAGAATTGAAACTCAAAACAGAACTCCTTACTTCGATGTTTCCGAATTGGAATGGAAATACGGAAGTTTTTTTTGGACGAAGTGAAGGTTACCGCAATAATGTCCAGTGGCAAGTCGCCGATAAAAAGATAGGTTTATTTGCCAGAAATACGCACCGAATCATCCAAAATTCGTCCACTCATTGTAAAAATGTCGACAAACGATTATTAATCGAGAATTCGAATACATATTTGGAACAATATAGAATTTCAAAAAAATCTAACTTTCGAAAAAATCAGAAATCAGATAAAACCATTTCTCTCAGAATTTCCAAAGAAAAAATTGTGAGGTATGATTCTGAAGAAACAGAAGTAGAAGTTCTCAACACAAACTTAAAAGTACCTTCCAAAGGTTTTTTTCAAATCAATCAATTCCTTTTGGAAACTTGGCTTACCAAAATCAAAAACCTACTCCCAAACTCAGCAGATGTTTTAGAATTATTTTGTGGGTGTGGCACGATTGGGATTGTTCTCAGGGATAAAATATCTTCCCTCTATGGGATTGAATCCCATGAGAAAAGTATTGAATATGCAAAGTTTAATGCAAAAATGAATGGAATCAAATCGTTTCATTATGAAACAAAAGATTTATTCCAAAGGTCACTCCCGCAAGAAGTGAAAAAATATTCCGTTTGGCTCGTGAATCCTCCGCGCGCCGGTTTATCTAAAGGAATTGTTGATTCAATTCATACTTTTAAACCTAAATCGGTGATTTACTCCAGCTGTAATCCCAGTACATTGCGTCGGGATATTACTTCTTTAGAAAAGTTCGGTTACCAATTGGACAGTTTGAATCTTTTAGATTTTTTTCCGAGAACCAATCATTATGAAGTATTGGTTCGGTTAACATTAAATTAA
- a CDS encoding YgaP family membrane protein, protein MFQNMGLYDRIIRVVVGLVLGGLYLGGVVEGTTAIVLFVIGLVMIATSAIGFCPAYLPFKISTKGK, encoded by the coding sequence ATGTTTCAAAATATGGGATTATACGATCGAATCATTCGTGTTGTGGTGGGACTTGTGTTAGGTGGATTGTACCTTGGTGGCGTTGTGGAAGGAACCACTGCCATTGTATTATTTGTAATTGGACTAGTGATGATTGCCACATCCGCAATCGGATTTTGCCCAGCTTATTTACCATTTAAAATTTCCACAAAAGGAAAATAA
- a CDS encoding alpha/beta fold hydrolase, whose protein sequence is MHHSEIRNSSTVFTTLETGSGDPVFFLHGFPDNHKTFSPIMETIGKKGFQCIAPVMRGYEASTISHANKLHVVDLVNDLLAWMEDRRFETVHLVGHNWGAIIAYAAGMYYPNRFKSITSLSVPLLKTFQDSFLWAPLQTIHSWYVALFQIPYIAELTIRSNQFALVDFLWKDWSPGFTPNQDHLAEIKANFQNPGILSSALAYYRNLNDLFTESGRESIVGIFDTHVTVPTQVLYGLNDGCFHKNLFEHLLDETDFPRGFRKIGFDHAGHFLHWEKRDEVTKLILEWLEKNN, encoded by the coding sequence ATGCACCATTCGGAAATTAGAAATTCATCTACCGTTTTTACCACGCTGGAAACAGGTTCAGGAGATCCTGTCTTTTTTTTACACGGGTTTCCCGATAATCACAAAACCTTTTCTCCCATTATGGAGACAATCGGAAAAAAGGGATTCCAATGTATTGCGCCTGTTATGCGAGGCTATGAAGCATCAACAATTTCCCATGCAAACAAACTCCATGTAGTAGATTTGGTAAACGATTTGCTTGCCTGGATGGAAGATCGCCGTTTTGAAACAGTACATCTAGTTGGTCATAATTGGGGAGCAATTATCGCCTATGCCGCAGGTATGTACTACCCAAATCGTTTTAAATCCATCACAAGTTTAAGTGTACCTCTCCTAAAAACATTCCAAGATTCTTTTTTATGGGCACCTCTACAAACCATACACTCTTGGTATGTTGCTCTTTTCCAAATCCCTTACATTGCTGAGTTAACCATTCGTTCCAATCAATTTGCCTTAGTTGATTTTTTATGGAAGGATTGGTCACCAGGATTCACTCCGAACCAAGACCACTTGGCCGAAATCAAAGCCAATTTCCAAAATCCAGGGATCCTTTCATCGGCGCTTGCTTATTATCGAAACTTGAATGATTTGTTTACCGAATCAGGAAGAGAAAGTATAGTTGGGATTTTTGATACACATGTGACGGTTCCCACACAAGTTCTATATGGCTTAAATGATGGTTGTTTCCATAAAAATCTATTCGAACACCTTCTTGACGAAACCGACTTTCCAAGAGGATTTCGAAAGATTGGGTTTGATCACGCGGGTCATTTCCTACATTGGGAAAAACGAGATGAAGTCACCAAACTCATCTTAGAGTGGTTAGAAAAAAATAACTAG
- a CDS encoding alpha/beta hydrolase family esterase has product MIQKNRIFFRLIHLLMFTIPLSFFCKSLPSVVPVKEHTLESIVSDGIIRTFRYYIPKNKSNTRLPIVFILHGGGGSGEGMIYLSRMSEKAEEYGFIAVYPDGFANRWNDGRNIPHSLTDKRNTKDVLFFRDMVQYLDKRIPVDYSRIHAVGISNGGFMTQRLLCEAQDLFRSGYAVAAVTSKGIVEICPNPPTKSIGFIMGTADDIIPISGGTVSIPKDMSPNASRIPAGEVLSFVDSLKYWSQSYTCKTETKGKKRHLNQFWKRDIEYTKFSDCTHDEVVEGYLIPGGGHIWPNGFYYQNEKQYGYLSKDLDTREIVIQFFRKADTKEKLVNNAPFGN; this is encoded by the coding sequence ATGATTCAAAAAAATAGGATTTTTTTCCGGCTCATCCATTTACTTATGTTCACGATTCCCTTATCTTTTTTTTGTAAATCCTTACCTTCTGTGGTTCCGGTGAAAGAACATACATTGGAGTCTATTGTTTCCGATGGTATCATTCGAACATTTCGTTATTACATTCCAAAAAACAAATCCAATACTCGTCTTCCCATTGTGTTTATCTTACATGGTGGAGGTGGGAGTGGGGAAGGGATGATCTATTTGTCAAGGATGTCAGAAAAAGCAGAGGAATATGGTTTTATTGCCGTGTACCCGGATGGGTTCGCAAACAGGTGGAATGATGGTAGAAATATCCCTCACTCTTTAACCGACAAACGAAATACAAAAGATGTTTTATTCTTCCGCGATATGGTCCAATATTTGGACAAACGAATTCCTGTTGATTATAGCCGTATCCATGCGGTTGGAATTTCCAATGGTGGATTCATGACGCAACGTTTGTTATGCGAAGCGCAAGATTTATTCCGATCTGGTTATGCCGTTGCTGCAGTAACTTCAAAAGGCATTGTAGAAATTTGTCCGAATCCACCTACTAAATCCATTGGTTTTATTATGGGGACAGCCGATGATATAATTCCAATTTCTGGTGGTACAGTTTCAATCCCAAAAGATATGTCTCCCAATGCAAGCCGCATCCCAGCTGGAGAAGTTTTGTCTTTTGTGGATTCTCTAAAATACTGGAGTCAAAGTTATACCTGTAAAACAGAAACAAAAGGGAAAAAAAGGCATCTAAACCAATTTTGGAAGCGAGATATCGAATACACTAAATTTTCGGATTGTACACACGATGAAGTGGTAGAAGGGTATTTGATCCCAGGTGGCGGTCATATTTGGCCAAATGGATTCTATTACCAAAATGAAAAACAATACGGTTATTTGAGTAAGGACTTGGATACTAGAGAGATTGTGATACAATTTTTCCGAAAGGCCGATACTAAAGAAAAGTTGGTAAACAATGCACCATTCGGAAATTAG